The Buttiauxella selenatireducens genome has a window encoding:
- a CDS encoding (2Fe-2S)-binding protein — MKLISLTIAGLPCQVQEGITVAAALSASGQDHCRISVSQQPRAAFCGMGVCQECRVIIDGIQRLACQTLCQGGMKIERSGNK, encoded by the coding sequence ATGAAACTGATCTCCTTAACCATCGCCGGGCTTCCCTGTCAGGTACAGGAAGGTATCACCGTGGCCGCAGCCCTCAGCGCAAGCGGACAGGATCACTGCCGGATATCCGTTAGCCAGCAACCGCGTGCGGCTTTTTGTGGCATGGGCGTGTGTCAGGAATGTCGGGTCATCATCGATGGCATACAAAGATTGGCTTGCCAAACCTTGTGCCAGGGCGGGATGAAAATCGAAAGGAGTGGGAATAAATGA
- a CDS encoding peroxidase family protein, which produces MASQYDFTVTLHDLAFILKQIKISEGATNADGSINGEDLRDAVSSPLLPYGLRTVDGSWNNLLPGQELYGSADQTMPRLTALNLQDADNMTSYTQIGGMVKDADPRIISNLISDQTATNPAAVEAHEDLAGAPGGGATSANGSLSIPNLSPDIGLSPAFNGWMTFFGQFFDHGLDLIPKGGNGIVFIELQPDDPLFVAPTKDNPNPNNFMILTRAEVDANHETKNLTTPFIDQNQTYTSHPSHQIFIREYVLIDGKPEPTGNLLGGANGGLATWADVKNQAETLLGIKLTDQDVFNVPLLATDRYGNLILSENGKVQIVTAATDDLPGGLIEANEGFLPPNTVRTGHAFLDDIAHTANPKGLVADSDDAIGGVQAPGTYDDELLDRHFITGDGRGNENIGLTAVHAVFHSEHNRLVEEYKTTLLATGDVGLINQWLMPNHQIETLPADTSTLVWNGEYLFQAGRFTTEMQYQHLVFEEFARTVQPAVDPFVFSNSADINPAIFAEFAHVVYRFGHSMLTETVARTDIDMENGDIGLIAAFLNPVAFNQINGATVSDDQAIGAIVRGMTRQVGNEIDEFITDALRNNLIGLPLDLGALNIARGRDTGMPTLNQAREQFFELTGNSELRPYTSWADFTTYLKNPASIINFMAAYGQHELILNATTLEGKRAAVNFLLFGDEKNHISPPSDAMDFFNSTGAWATQETGLNMIDFWIGGLAERKNEFGGMLGSTFNFVFETQMEMLQDGDRFYYLSRVQGLNLLNELEANSFSALVMRNSDLGESGSSHLPANLFQTPDHIFEVNRVLQTELDPKWGNQLKDLLSPLLVRREATTDVDGDGAKDGGYLKYTGDGHVVLGGTAGNDTLIGGKGIDSLWGDAGDDRLDGGDEADVVHGGDGDDIITDTGTPVGDADFLHGDAGHDVIFSGNGNDLVFGGSGSDFIVVGEDAQEVFAGRDNDFVQGGSGGDALLGNEGDDWLEGGDGFDSLTGENSELFFNSTIVGHDVLNGQGNDTDYDGEAGDDIMVQGAGIQRNNGMAGFDWAIHKGDPNGANSDLGIPIFVNQQEFILRDRFDLVEGLSGWKHNDVLTGTEQPLGTAPVQGVPLSNNLTQEGADRIAGLQQILGVARSSDPNAVLFNPDNGGDILLGGGGSDRITGKAGNDIIDGDSWLNVRIAVSGLPGITSVDGMNELKSYMLAGTLKPDQLSIVREILRENNSGDIDVAVYRDISSNYVFTRMADGSLRVDHATPNAALNLNDGIDRLLNIEKLEFGDGKQLWVTAQQATGNLAISNATPQVGDLLRVNLANLSDGNGIAANAAITLTWQAFIGGEWRDQATGAEFRVPGTAQGAALRVVASFNDQMGDAERLVSSQTQAVVPRNQATQGQPVINDLTPTESLTLTAVVSGITDADGLSGGNFSYQWRMSNANGNGFTNILGATAATYTPGQAAVGRTLQVVVTVVDDEGNPPVVLTSTTTQPVGDLMVGNNGTDNLNGTAWSDILRGEGGNDTLQGRAGDDLLVGGAGNDNLLGEAGNDILQGDAGNDTLDGGLGADSMTGGVGNDTYIVDNAGDVVIEGANGGTDVVRTNLSSYDLTDNVEELVYTGTGNFIGTGNAIANIITGGNGNDSLFGMGGNDQVSGGGGNDFLDGGDGIDNLQGGNGNDVMIGGAGADVMAGGTGNDILNGQAGNDNMDGGTGEDIFAFSASFGQDRITGFDSAPAGGQDYLDLSLLGITAGNFAANVGISGSGGNTVVSVGADTITLVGVNSTTVTIGDFILEIPSTFAANNGNSSLIA; this is translated from the coding sequence ATGGCCTCACAATATGACTTTACGGTCACGCTCCACGACCTTGCATTTATCCTTAAGCAGATCAAAATATCAGAAGGAGCAACAAACGCAGACGGCAGTATCAATGGCGAAGACCTGCGTGATGCTGTTTCCAGCCCGTTATTGCCTTACGGGTTACGTACAGTAGATGGTTCGTGGAATAACCTCCTGCCCGGACAGGAACTCTACGGCTCAGCCGACCAAACTATGCCAAGACTCACCGCATTGAACTTACAAGATGCGGATAACATGACCAGTTACACCCAAATTGGGGGAATGGTCAAAGATGCAGACCCGCGTATTATCAGTAACTTAATTTCAGATCAGACGGCCACCAACCCCGCTGCGGTTGAAGCACATGAAGATCTGGCTGGTGCGCCAGGGGGAGGCGCAACGTCGGCAAATGGCAGTTTGTCCATTCCTAACCTGTCTCCCGATATTGGTCTGTCCCCTGCTTTTAATGGCTGGATGACATTCTTTGGTCAGTTTTTTGACCATGGACTGGATTTAATTCCTAAAGGGGGCAATGGCATTGTTTTCATTGAGTTGCAACCTGATGACCCTTTATTTGTAGCGCCTACAAAAGACAACCCTAATCCTAATAACTTCATGATATTAACCCGGGCAGAAGTAGACGCTAATCATGAAACAAAAAACCTGACCACCCCATTTATTGATCAAAACCAAACCTACACCTCTCACCCTTCCCATCAGATATTCATCCGCGAATATGTATTAATTGATGGGAAACCCGAACCTACGGGTAATTTATTAGGTGGAGCAAACGGTGGCCTGGCTACCTGGGCAGATGTTAAGAACCAGGCTGAAACCTTACTCGGAATTAAACTTACCGATCAGGATGTGTTTAACGTTCCGCTGCTGGCGACTGACCGTTACGGCAATTTGATCTTAAGTGAAAACGGTAAAGTGCAGATTGTTACCGCAGCCACAGACGATCTCCCTGGTGGTTTGATTGAAGCTAACGAAGGTTTTTTACCGCCAAATACCGTCCGTACCGGCCACGCTTTCCTCGATGACATTGCCCATACTGCCAATCCGAAAGGTCTGGTGGCGGATAGCGACGATGCGATTGGTGGCGTTCAGGCTCCAGGAACCTACGATGATGAACTGCTCGATCGGCATTTCATCACGGGTGACGGGCGCGGTAACGAAAATATCGGCCTGACCGCCGTGCATGCAGTGTTTCACAGCGAGCATAACCGCCTGGTCGAAGAGTATAAAACCACCCTGCTGGCGACCGGTGATGTTGGCCTGATTAACCAATGGTTAATGCCGAATCACCAGATCGAAACACTGCCTGCTGATACCAGCACTCTGGTCTGGAACGGAGAATACCTATTCCAGGCAGGTCGTTTCACTACTGAGATGCAATACCAGCACCTTGTTTTCGAAGAGTTCGCTCGTACCGTACAACCGGCGGTCGATCCGTTTGTCTTCTCCAACAGTGCAGACATCAATCCGGCTATCTTCGCTGAGTTTGCACACGTGGTTTACCGTTTTGGCCACTCGATGCTGACTGAAACGGTCGCTCGTACCGACATTGATATGGAAAATGGCGATATTGGCCTGATTGCCGCCTTCCTCAATCCGGTCGCCTTTAATCAAATTAACGGTGCAACGGTTTCCGATGACCAGGCCATCGGTGCGATTGTTCGCGGCATGACGCGGCAAGTGGGTAACGAAATTGATGAATTTATTACCGATGCCCTGCGTAACAACCTAATCGGCCTTCCGCTTGATTTAGGGGCACTCAACATTGCCCGTGGCCGTGATACAGGAATGCCGACGCTGAACCAGGCGCGCGAGCAATTCTTTGAGTTAACCGGTAACAGCGAGTTACGGCCTTACACCAGTTGGGCGGATTTCACGACTTACCTGAAAAACCCGGCTTCCATCATCAACTTTATGGCCGCCTACGGCCAGCATGAGCTGATTTTGAATGCCACCACCCTTGAAGGGAAACGCGCGGCGGTCAACTTCCTGCTGTTTGGCGACGAGAAAAACCATATCTCACCGCCTTCTGATGCGATGGATTTCTTCAACAGCACGGGTGCCTGGGCGACACAAGAAACCGGTCTGAATATGATCGATTTCTGGATTGGCGGCCTTGCTGAGCGCAAAAACGAGTTCGGTGGAATGCTCGGTTCAACCTTTAACTTTGTCTTTGAAACGCAAATGGAAATGCTGCAAGACGGCGACCGGTTCTACTATCTGAGCCGTGTCCAGGGGTTGAACTTACTCAACGAGCTGGAAGCAAACTCATTCTCCGCGCTGGTGATGCGCAACAGCGATCTGGGTGAAAGTGGTTCCTCTCACCTGCCCGCTAACCTGTTCCAGACCCCGGACCATATTTTTGAAGTCAACCGTGTGTTGCAAACCGAACTCGATCCGAAATGGGGAAATCAATTGAAAGATCTGCTGAGCCCGCTGCTGGTTCGGCGTGAGGCCACAACGGATGTTGACGGCGACGGTGCAAAAGACGGCGGTTACCTTAAATATACCGGTGACGGTCATGTGGTGCTGGGTGGTACTGCCGGTAACGATACGCTCATCGGCGGTAAAGGTATCGACAGCCTGTGGGGTGATGCGGGCGATGACCGCCTTGATGGTGGTGATGAAGCTGACGTGGTCCACGGCGGTGACGGCGATGACATTATTACTGACACCGGGACGCCTGTTGGGGATGCCGACTTCCTGCATGGCGATGCGGGTCATGACGTCATCTTCTCGGGTAACGGTAACGATCTGGTCTTCGGTGGCAGCGGCAGTGATTTTATCGTGGTGGGCGAAGATGCACAGGAAGTCTTTGCAGGTCGCGATAATGACTTTGTACAGGGTGGTTCCGGTGGTGATGCCCTGCTTGGCAATGAAGGTGACGACTGGTTGGAAGGCGGTGACGGGTTTGACTCGCTGACCGGTGAGAACTCCGAGTTGTTCTTCAACAGTACGATTGTCGGTCACGACGTGCTGAACGGCCAGGGTAACGATACTGACTATGATGGCGAAGCAGGTGACGACATCATGGTTCAGGGCGCGGGTATTCAGCGCAATAATGGGATGGCCGGTTTCGACTGGGCAATCCATAAAGGCGACCCAAATGGCGCTAACTCTGACCTCGGTATTCCGATTTTCGTCAACCAACAGGAATTTATCCTGCGGGATCGTTTCGACCTGGTCGAAGGGTTATCGGGCTGGAAACACAACGACGTGTTAACGGGCACTGAGCAACCTCTCGGCACTGCGCCGGTTCAGGGTGTTCCGCTTTCCAATAATCTGACTCAGGAAGGGGCTGACCGGATTGCGGGGCTGCAACAGATCCTCGGCGTTGCACGTTCTTCTGACCCGAATGCCGTGCTGTTTAACCCCGATAACGGCGGCGATATTTTACTCGGCGGCGGCGGCAGCGACCGCATAACCGGTAAAGCAGGTAATGACATTATTGATGGCGACTCATGGCTGAACGTACGCATTGCGGTCAGTGGTTTGCCGGGTATCACCAGTGTGGACGGCATGAACGAGCTGAAATCTTACATGCTGGCTGGCACCTTAAAACCCGACCAACTCTCCATTGTGCGTGAGATCCTGCGTGAGAATAACAGCGGAGACATCGACGTTGCGGTTTATCGTGATATCAGCAGCAACTACGTCTTTACCCGTATGGCGGACGGCAGTCTGCGTGTCGACCATGCCACGCCAAATGCCGCATTGAACCTCAATGATGGTATTGACCGCCTGCTGAACATCGAAAAACTGGAGTTTGGCGACGGCAAGCAGCTATGGGTGACGGCACAACAGGCTACCGGGAATCTCGCCATCAGTAATGCGACACCTCAGGTGGGCGACCTTCTGCGAGTCAACCTGGCTAATTTAAGTGATGGCAACGGTATTGCCGCTAACGCCGCAATAACACTGACATGGCAGGCCTTTATCGGCGGCGAATGGCGGGATCAGGCAACCGGGGCTGAGTTCCGGGTGCCGGGAACAGCCCAGGGGGCAGCATTGCGCGTGGTCGCCAGTTTCAATGACCAGATGGGTGATGCGGAAAGACTGGTTTCAAGCCAAACACAGGCTGTTGTGCCACGAAATCAGGCAACCCAGGGGCAGCCGGTCATCAATGACCTGACACCAACCGAAAGCCTGACGCTTACCGCTGTTGTTTCCGGTATTACCGATGCTGACGGCCTGAGCGGGGGTAATTTTAGCTACCAGTGGAGAATGAGCAACGCGAACGGGAACGGGTTTACCAACATTCTCGGAGCGACTGCTGCCACATATACACCAGGCCAGGCCGCGGTGGGTCGGACGTTGCAGGTGGTCGTCACCGTCGTTGATGATGAGGGTAACCCCCCTGTTGTCCTGACTTCTACCACAACGCAGCCTGTCGGCGATCTGATGGTGGGTAATAACGGTACTGACAACCTCAACGGTACCGCATGGAGTGACATCCTGCGCGGCGAAGGTGGCAACGATACCCTACAAGGACGGGCGGGCGACGATTTGCTGGTCGGTGGTGCAGGCAATGACAACCTGTTGGGTGAAGCCGGTAACGATATCCTGCAAGGGGATGCCGGAAACGACACACTCGATGGCGGCCTGGGTGCTGACAGCATGACGGGTGGTGTCGGTAACGACACTTACATCGTTGATAATGCGGGTGATGTTGTCATAGAAGGCGCGAATGGCGGGACGGATGTCGTTCGAACCAACCTCAGCAGTTACGATTTGACCGATAACGTTGAAGAACTGGTGTACACCGGGACAGGCAATTTCATCGGTACAGGGAATGCCATCGCCAACATTATTACCGGCGGTAATGGTAATGACTCGCTGTTTGGGATGGGCGGCAACGACCAGGTGTCAGGCGGAGGGGGGAATGACTTCCTGGATGGCGGCGACGGAATCGATAATCTTCAGGGTGGAAACGGCAACGACGTCATGATTGGTGGCGCAGGTGCCGATGTTATGGCGGGAGGAACCGGCAACGACATACTCAATGGTCAAGCGGGTAATGACAACATGGATGGCGGCACCGGGGAAGACATCTTCGCCTTCAGCGCAAGCTTTGGGCAGGATCGTATCACCGGATTCGACAGTGCTCCCGCAGGCGGGCAGGATTACCTCGATCTGAGTTTGCTGGGCATTACCGCGGGTAATTTTGCGGCAAACGTTGGGATCTCCGGTAGTGGTGGGAATACCGTTGTCAGCGTCGGCGCTGACACGATTACCTTAGTCGGTGTTAATTCAACCACCGTTACCATCGGTGATTTTATTCTGGAAATACCATCAACCTTTGCCGCTAACAATGGCAATAGTTCATTGATCGCGTAA
- a CDS encoding NAD(P)/FAD-dependent oxidoreductase: protein MATADAIVIGAGIIGAACAWQLAQQGLRVLLVDDQLPGATAAGMGHLVCMDDNPAELALSSYSLNLWRGVVDRMPDNCAWQGCGTLWIAEKPEEMAIAEVKKQRMAALGVNSEMLSSQQVAQLEPMLRGGLAGGLHVPGDGIIYAPNAARWLIEDAGEAVQRVYGEVVALEQQAVVLASGQRLSAPVITLACGLQADKLLPTPLLRAKKGQLAITDRYPHTVKHQLVELGYGASAHAAKGTSVAFNVQARPTGQLLIGSSRQFDTLDTAIDMPLLATMLKRATDFLPGLAKMSIIRCWAGFRAASADGLPLLGPHPAYPWLWLALGHEGLGVTTALGSAALIAAQIQQQRTAIDDTPYLAARMFATEESLL, encoded by the coding sequence ATGGCTACCGCCGATGCGATTGTCATTGGCGCGGGTATTATCGGTGCGGCCTGCGCCTGGCAATTAGCACAGCAAGGGTTAAGGGTGTTACTGGTTGACGATCAACTCCCTGGCGCCACCGCGGCGGGTATGGGGCATCTGGTTTGTATGGATGATAATCCCGCAGAATTGGCGCTGAGCAGCTACTCCCTGAATTTGTGGCGCGGCGTGGTAGACCGTATGCCCGACAACTGTGCCTGGCAAGGTTGCGGCACGCTGTGGATCGCAGAAAAACCAGAAGAAATGGCCATTGCGGAAGTTAAAAAGCAACGGATGGCGGCATTGGGTGTGAACAGTGAAATGCTGAGTTCACAACAGGTTGCACAGCTTGAACCCATGCTGCGTGGCGGATTAGCGGGCGGTTTGCACGTACCGGGAGACGGCATTATTTATGCCCCTAATGCCGCTCGCTGGTTAATTGAAGACGCGGGTGAAGCCGTCCAGCGGGTCTATGGCGAAGTGGTCGCGTTAGAACAGCAGGCTGTGGTTTTAGCCAGCGGGCAGCGACTTAGCGCGCCGGTGATAACGCTCGCCTGTGGATTACAAGCCGATAAGCTCTTGCCAACTCCGCTACTCAGAGCGAAAAAAGGCCAACTGGCCATCACCGATCGCTACCCGCATACGGTGAAGCATCAATTGGTAGAGCTAGGCTACGGAGCCAGCGCGCATGCGGCAAAGGGTACCTCGGTGGCATTTAACGTTCAGGCTCGTCCGACCGGGCAATTGCTGATCGGCTCCTCACGCCAGTTTGACACGCTCGACACGGCAATTGACATGCCATTGCTTGCCACCATGCTCAAACGCGCCACCGATTTCCTGCCAGGCCTTGCAAAAATGAGCATCATCCGCTGCTGGGCGGGATTTCGGGCCGCATCAGCCGACGGGCTCCCCTTGCTCGGTCCCCATCCTGCTTATCCATGGCTTTGGTTGGCACTCGGGCATGAAGGATTGGGCGTCACCACCGCGTTGGGAAGTGCTGCGCTGATCGCGGCACAAATTCAACAACAGCGCACAGCCATTGATGACACCCCTTATCTCGCTGCGCGTATGTTCGCCACAGAAGAGTCCCTCTTATGA
- a CDS encoding 4-hydroxyproline epimerase → MTPASPFIALRAIDSHTGGEPTRLIIDGFPDLGNGSMAERKARFAQQYDDWRSAVILEPRGNDVLVGALLCKPCSPEAAAGVIFFNNTGYLGMCGHGTIGLITSLAYLGRIGVGEHLIETPVGTVSATLHTDGSVTIENVPAWRYRQQVAVQVDGYGVVTGDIAWGGNWFFLISDHHLAISTNNIDALTAFSWAVRQALENAGIYGEDGGVIDHIELFCADEHADSRNFVLCPGKAYDRSPCGTGTSAKLACLAADGKLQPGEVWRQASVIGSEFSGYYQPNTGNRVTPFIRGQAFVCADSQLLLDERDAFAWGIR, encoded by the coding sequence ATGACACCTGCATCCCCCTTCATCGCATTACGCGCGATCGATTCCCACACCGGCGGTGAACCTACCCGGCTGATTATCGATGGTTTCCCTGACCTGGGGAACGGCAGCATGGCTGAGCGTAAAGCGCGCTTCGCCCAACAGTATGATGACTGGCGCAGCGCCGTCATTCTGGAACCCCGTGGCAACGATGTTTTAGTCGGGGCTTTGCTCTGCAAACCCTGCTCACCTGAGGCCGCAGCCGGGGTGATCTTTTTCAATAATACGGGTTATCTGGGCATGTGCGGCCACGGCACGATTGGGTTAATCACCTCCCTGGCATACCTGGGCCGCATCGGAGTTGGCGAACACCTGATTGAAACCCCAGTCGGCACGGTAAGCGCCACACTACATACCGATGGCAGCGTCACTATCGAAAATGTCCCCGCCTGGCGCTACCGTCAGCAGGTCGCTGTGCAGGTTGACGGCTATGGCGTGGTAACCGGCGATATTGCATGGGGAGGAAACTGGTTCTTTCTCATCAGCGACCATCATCTGGCTATTTCCACAAACAATATTGACGCCCTCACCGCCTTTAGTTGGGCGGTCCGACAGGCGTTAGAAAACGCGGGGATCTACGGTGAAGACGGCGGGGTCATCGACCATATCGAGCTGTTCTGTGCCGATGAACACGCTGACAGCCGCAATTTCGTCTTGTGCCCAGGTAAGGCTTACGACCGCTCGCCGTGTGGTACCGGAACCAGCGCCAAACTCGCGTGCCTTGCCGCAGACGGTAAATTACAGCCAGGTGAAGTGTGGCGACAGGCCAGTGTGATCGGCAGTGAATTCAGCGGATATTACCAGCCCAATACGGGTAATCGCGTGACACCTTTTATTCGCGGCCAGGCTTTTGTCTGTGCTGATAGCCAACTTTTGCTGGATGAACGTGACGCTTTTGCATGGGGGATCCGTTAA
- a CDS encoding FAD/NAD(P)-binding oxidoreductase, with amino-acid sequence MNNVRCEVLIIGAGPAGMAAALAASESQKHIVMLDDNPRPGGQIWRDGPAAVLPTLAQFYRQAITALDNVTLLSGTKVVAQSGPQQLLYENDKGCGTIDYQRLILCCGARELLLPFPGWTLPGVTGAGGLQAQIKNGLSLQGERVVIAGSGPLLLAVADSVTQAGGKVTLLAEQASVTSLARFASGLWHWPEKVRQSLRLMNRHYRANSYVLEAQGQQRLTAVRVQQGGKVRTIDCSRLACGFGLVANIELAMLMGCRIENAAIAVDDMQQTSITNLYAAGECTGVGGSELALAEGAIAGYAASGNIASARALLEKRSKWQRFAAAVSQTFVLNPRLKTLGTADTFLCRCEDVSLGQISRHKGWTAAKLNSRCGMGACQGKICATAARYLLDWPLPQPRVPLTPVRLETLVNLTPQPPKDIN; translated from the coding sequence ATGAATAACGTGCGCTGCGAAGTATTGATTATCGGTGCAGGTCCAGCCGGGATGGCCGCCGCGTTGGCCGCAAGCGAAAGCCAGAAACACATAGTGATGCTGGATGATAACCCTCGTCCTGGCGGACAAATCTGGCGTGATGGGCCTGCGGCTGTATTACCCACGCTCGCACAGTTTTATCGGCAAGCTATTACGGCGTTGGATAACGTCACCTTGCTCAGTGGCACAAAAGTTGTGGCACAAAGCGGGCCACAGCAGCTCCTGTACGAGAACGACAAAGGGTGCGGGACTATCGACTATCAACGTTTGATCTTATGCTGCGGCGCGCGCGAACTGTTACTGCCCTTCCCTGGCTGGACGCTGCCCGGCGTGACGGGTGCGGGGGGATTGCAGGCACAAATCAAAAATGGCTTATCGCTTCAAGGTGAGCGGGTTGTCATTGCAGGCAGTGGCCCGTTATTACTTGCTGTTGCCGATAGCGTCACTCAAGCGGGCGGTAAGGTCACGTTGCTGGCCGAGCAGGCTTCTGTCACAAGCCTGGCCCGTTTCGCCAGCGGGCTCTGGCATTGGCCCGAAAAAGTGCGGCAATCATTACGTTTAATGAACCGACACTATCGAGCCAATAGTTATGTTCTGGAAGCGCAAGGCCAGCAGCGGCTCACGGCTGTCCGTGTCCAACAGGGTGGAAAGGTTCGAACAATAGACTGCTCTCGATTAGCCTGCGGATTCGGGCTGGTGGCAAATATTGAGTTAGCCATGTTAATGGGTTGCCGAATAGAAAATGCGGCCATTGCTGTCGATGATATGCAACAAACCAGTATTACCAATCTGTATGCGGCGGGTGAATGTACGGGTGTGGGTGGCAGTGAACTGGCTTTGGCGGAAGGTGCAATCGCCGGGTATGCCGCCAGCGGTAATATCGCGTCCGCTCGGGCATTGCTGGAAAAACGCAGTAAATGGCAGCGTTTTGCCGCTGCGGTGAGCCAAACGTTTGTGCTTAATCCCAGACTGAAAACCCTGGGTACCGCCGACACCTTTTTGTGCCGCTGTGAGGATGTCTCGCTGGGACAGATAAGTCGCCACAAGGGTTGGACGGCCGCCAAACTGAACAGCCGCTGTGGTATGGGGGCTTGTCAGGGGAAAATTTGTGCCACCGCCGCGCGCTATCTGCTTGACTGGCCCCTGCCGCAACCAAGAGTACCGTTGACTCCGGTACGGCTCGAAACGTTGGTCAACCTTACGCCCCAGCCGCCAAAGGATATAAATTAA